A part of Marinomonas rhizomae genomic DNA contains:
- a CDS encoding dual specificity protein phosphatase family protein, giving the protein MTTEKVKKRYPRPPMSLIESNIPGWGVDIYIGGSTGVADAELLEKHNIKVVLNCAINLDIDLVNSQGPNPPEHLLKHGWAPVRYYKIGMIDGPGNPESMILAGYHLMRSALDQVLPEKASYKVREKGNILVNCRGGRSRSVTIVALFLHLEYPDRYPTLDSAIAHIREKRELHPDEWYETPKPALIHLAERAASMEKVLRDAGFGQDMRKA; this is encoded by the coding sequence AGCGCTACCCTCGCCCACCAATGAGCCTAATTGAGAGCAATATTCCTGGCTGGGGTGTAGATATCTACATTGGCGGTTCGACTGGTGTGGCAGACGCAGAACTACTTGAAAAACATAATATTAAAGTGGTGCTTAACTGCGCGATAAATCTAGATATTGACCTTGTAAACTCGCAAGGGCCTAACCCACCGGAGCACCTGCTAAAGCATGGTTGGGCGCCTGTGCGTTATTACAAAATTGGCATGATCGATGGCCCTGGAAACCCTGAATCCATGATATTGGCAGGTTATCACTTAATGCGTTCAGCTCTAGATCAGGTACTGCCTGAAAAAGCCTCCTATAAAGTTCGTGAAAAAGGCAATATTTTGGTGAATTGTCGTGGTGGACGAAGTCGTTCCGTCACTATAGTTGCCCTATTTTTGCATTTAGAATATCCAGATCGTTACCCGACACTGGATTCTGCCATTGCACATATTCGGGAAAAACGAGAGCTTCACCCAGATGAATGGTATGAAACCCCAAAACCCGCCTTAATTCACCTAGCAGAACGTGCCGCCAGCATGGAAAAGGTACTGCGCGACGCGGGCTTTGGTCAGGATATGAGAAAAGCATGA
- a CDS encoding LacI family DNA-binding transcriptional regulator: MKNQQQKNIASAAEVAKLAGVSRSAVSRTFTQGASVSKDTRERVLAAAAELNYHVNHLARGLSNEKSRPVCILGANLNAPYQASLLDALTQRLQLAGRAVMVINTSGGEASADAALQQTLNYRASATIVLSGTPQTTLIETCVKSGQQVILVNRAGQFEGTDHISIDYQSAMADAHHMLLRAGCTNLAVVSSTIQSPSLLTREKLFIQAAEDAQQTCILLRAGPTSYQTGVDAARRLLASRERPDGVFCVTDLIACGFIDVAKNEFGLRIPEDICIVGFDDIEQASWLGYQLTTFSQPLGAMVDAISELLENASDKARSKQHLTFHAPPVWRHSVRPS, translated from the coding sequence ATGAAAAACCAGCAACAGAAAAATATCGCCAGCGCCGCAGAAGTAGCCAAACTCGCTGGCGTTTCTCGGTCTGCTGTTTCTCGCACCTTTACCCAAGGTGCGAGCGTCTCCAAAGACACTCGTGAACGTGTACTGGCTGCTGCTGCAGAGCTAAATTACCACGTCAATCATCTTGCCCGTGGCTTATCTAACGAGAAAAGCCGCCCCGTTTGTATTCTTGGTGCTAACCTGAATGCACCCTATCAAGCTAGCTTACTTGATGCCCTCACCCAGCGTTTGCAATTGGCTGGCCGAGCGGTGATGGTAATCAATACGTCTGGCGGCGAAGCCAGTGCAGATGCGGCATTACAACAAACGTTAAATTATCGCGCGTCGGCAACGATCGTTTTATCCGGGACACCACAAACCACTTTAATCGAAACCTGCGTAAAGAGTGGCCAACAAGTTATCCTTGTGAACCGTGCTGGCCAATTTGAAGGCACAGACCACATCAGTATCGACTATCAATCCGCCATGGCCGACGCACACCATATGCTTTTAAGAGCCGGCTGCACAAACCTTGCCGTTGTCTCGTCGACCATTCAATCACCCAGTTTACTGACTCGTGAAAAACTCTTTATTCAAGCCGCCGAAGACGCTCAGCAAACTTGTATTTTGTTGCGAGCAGGACCAACCAGTTACCAAACTGGCGTAGACGCAGCACGACGTTTATTAGCCTCACGCGAGAGACCTGACGGTGTCTTTTGCGTTACAGATTTGATCGCCTGTGGTTTTATAGATGTGGCTAAAAATGAGTTTGGTTTAAGAATTCCAGAAGACATCTGCATTGTCGGATTTGATGATATTGAGCAGGCAAGTTGGCTTGGCTACCAGCTCACCACTTTTTCACAACCATTAGGCGCTATGGTCGATGCCATTTCAGAACTCTTGGAAAACGCCTCTGACAAAGCGCGTAGCAAGCAACATTTAACCTTCCATGCACCACCCGTTTGGAGACATTCGGTTCGACCAAGCTAA
- a CDS encoding acyl-CoA thioesterase: protein MLNKTQIKVRGYHLDLFQHVNNARYLEFIEEGRWAFFDQFFERDDWMQEDFVWPVVNININFKSQANFGDLLEVQTHYTKIGNRSITMKQTIVKLPTNEMVVEADVTYVCFSKAAKAAVPFPDDIRQKVEQSIASLE, encoded by the coding sequence ATGCTCAACAAAACACAAATCAAAGTACGCGGCTATCACTTAGATCTTTTTCAACACGTTAACAACGCTCGTTATTTAGAGTTTATAGAAGAAGGCCGCTGGGCTTTCTTTGATCAGTTTTTCGAACGCGACGACTGGATGCAAGAGGATTTTGTTTGGCCCGTTGTTAATATCAATATCAACTTTAAATCGCAAGCCAATTTCGGTGACCTACTCGAGGTACAAACCCACTATACAAAGATAGGTAATCGCAGCATCACCATGAAGCAAACCATTGTAAAACTCCCTACCAATGAAATGGTTGTTGAAGCGGATGTAACCTATGTATGCTTCTCCAAAGCCGCCAAAGCCGCTGTTCCTTTTCCTGATGACATCAGACAAAAAGTCGAGCAATCTATTGC